The bacterium genome includes a region encoding these proteins:
- the pdxH gene encoding pyridoxamine 5'-phosphate oxidase, translating to MSQDPIAEFAALFERAKHLEEGDATACALASANDQGLPSVRMVLLKEFGETGFVFYTNYRSRKALELDSNPHAALCFYWYSIGQQVRIEGNVKRVTEEESDAYFASRGRQSRIGAWASKQSQPLESRARLLRRVAKLEARYALGPVPRPPFWGGFRVIPERIEFWSNELYRLHDRRLFTRRDDGWVMERLYP from the coding sequence GTGAGCCAGGATCCGATCGCCGAGTTCGCGGCTCTCTTCGAACGCGCCAAGCATTTGGAAGAGGGAGACGCAACCGCATGCGCCCTTGCCAGCGCCAACGATCAGGGGTTGCCCTCGGTACGCATGGTGCTGCTCAAGGAATTCGGCGAGACGGGATTCGTTTTCTACACCAATTACCGCAGCCGCAAGGCACTCGAGCTCGACTCGAATCCTCACGCCGCACTCTGTTTCTACTGGTACTCGATCGGTCAGCAGGTGAGAATCGAGGGCAACGTCAAGCGCGTGACCGAGGAGGAATCGGACGCCTACTTCGCGAGTCGTGGCCGGCAGAGCCGGATCGGTGCGTGGGCCTCGAAACAGAGCCAGCCTCTCGAGTCTCGCGCCCGGTTGCTGCGCCGGGTGGCCAAGCTCGAGGCTCGCTATGCTCTGGGGCCGGTGCCTCGGCCGCCGTTTTGGGGCGGTTTTCGAGTCATTCCGGAGCGCATCGAGTTCTGGTCGAACGAGCTCTATCGTCTGCACGACCGGCGCCTGTTCACCCGGCGGGACGATGGCTGGGTGATGGAGCGGCTCTATCCGTAA
- a CDS encoding tryptophanase translates to MSTIIEPFRIKTVEPIRMTTRAEREHFLKAAGYNLFKVPAAAILIDLLTDSGTGAMSAEQWSAMMRGDESYAGSESWGRFERAVLDIYGFKHVIPTHQGRAAERILATTLCRSGQVVPNNTHFDTTRANIEATGCRALDLPCAESHDLAAVHPFKGNIDLEGLERVLEENAGAVPFAMVTITNNGGGGQPVSMANIEAASVICRARGVPFYLDACRFAENAYFIQRREPGYQDKSLIDIAREMFSHADGCTMSAKKDGMANIGGFLCTNDDEVSVEEEELLILTEGFPTYGGLAGRDLEAIAVGLYEALDPAYQRYRHASTKYLGDHLAEAGVPIVQPPGGHAIYVNAAASLPHIPRSEFPGQAFAVALYLAGGIRSVEIGSVMLGRRDPATGGEIPAEHELVRLAIPRRVYTKSHIDYVVEVVVEMFSERESIRGFRIVDQPPALRHFSASFAPVGAPVLAE, encoded by the coding sequence ATGTCTACGATCATCGAGCCCTTTCGCATCAAGACGGTGGAGCCCATTCGCATGACGACCCGGGCCGAGCGCGAGCACTTTCTCAAGGCGGCCGGCTACAACTTGTTCAAGGTGCCGGCGGCAGCCATTCTCATCGACCTGCTGACCGACAGCGGCACCGGCGCGATGAGCGCGGAGCAGTGGTCCGCGATGATGCGCGGTGACGAGTCCTATGCAGGCAGCGAGAGCTGGGGTCGCTTTGAACGGGCGGTCCTAGACATATATGGCTTCAAACACGTCATCCCCACGCATCAGGGCCGCGCGGCGGAGCGTATCCTGGCGACCACGCTCTGTCGGTCCGGTCAGGTGGTTCCCAACAACACCCATTTCGACACGACCCGAGCCAATATCGAGGCTACCGGTTGCCGCGCTCTGGATCTGCCTTGCGCCGAGTCGCACGATCTCGCGGCGGTACATCCCTTCAAAGGCAATATCGACCTTGAAGGGCTGGAGAGGGTTCTCGAAGAGAACGCCGGCGCCGTGCCCTTTGCCATGGTCACGATCACCAACAACGGGGGCGGTGGGCAACCGGTCTCGATGGCCAACATCGAGGCGGCTTCGGTGATCTGTCGTGCGCGCGGTGTGCCTTTCTACCTCGACGCCTGCCGGTTCGCCGAGAACGCCTACTTCATCCAGCGCCGAGAGCCGGGCTACCAGGACAAGTCTCTGATCGATATCGCTCGAGAGATGTTCTCGCACGCCGACGGCTGCACGATGAGCGCGAAGAAGGACGGCATGGCCAATATCGGCGGCTTCCTGTGCACCAACGACGACGAAGTGTCGGTGGAGGAGGAGGAGCTGCTCATCTTGACCGAGGGCTTCCCGACCTACGGAGGACTGGCCGGCCGAGACCTGGAGGCCATCGCAGTCGGCCTCTACGAGGCCCTCGATCCCGCCTACCAACGCTACCGTCACGCCTCGACCAAGTATCTCGGCGATCACCTCGCCGAGGCGGGTGTGCCGATCGTTCAACCTCCCGGCGGTCACGCCATCTACGTCAACGCGGCCGCCTCGTTGCCCCACATTCCGAGGTCGGAGTTCCCGGGGCAGGCCTTCGCCGTAGCTCTGTACCTGGCGGGGGGCATCCGCTCGGTTGAGATCGGCTCGGTGATGCTCGGGCGGCGAGACCCCGCGACCGGAGGGGAAATCCCGGCCGAGCACGAGCTCGTGCGCCTGGCGATCCCGCGACGCGTTTACACCAAGAGCCACATCGACTATGTCGTCGAGGTCGTCGTCGAGATGTTCTCGGAGCGAGAGTCAATTCGGGGCTTCCGAATCGTCGACCAGCCGCCGGCGCTGCGCCACTTCTCGGCGTCGTTCGCGCCGGTCGGCGCCCCGGTGTTAGCCGAGTGA
- a CDS encoding ZIP family metal transporter, whose amino-acid sequence MLSDSWTRFTKLGPVHQALLGTLFTWGLTAAGASLVFFLRRENKRLLDIMLGFTGGVMIAASFWSLLSPAIEMSANLEKLSWLPAAVGFSLGAVFLRLADFITPHLHLKAPIEEAEGIPTKLERTTLLVLAITLHNIPEGLAVGVAFGAAAHGLESATVASAVVLAFGIGIQNFPEGMAVSMPMRREGFSPAKSFWSPPDWFSKPCFPVAVELRLNRLLAAGAASPGAKRGSLRGAHERPVTESGRSGRPPLLTDRAAPSPSHRPAG is encoded by the coding sequence ATGCTCAGCGATTCTTGGACACGATTCACCAAGCTCGGTCCGGTACACCAGGCCCTGCTCGGAACGCTCTTTACCTGGGGCTTGACCGCGGCCGGCGCGTCATTGGTCTTCTTCCTCCGTCGCGAAAACAAGCGGCTGCTCGACATCATGCTCGGCTTTACCGGCGGTGTCATGATCGCCGCCAGCTTCTGGTCTCTGCTCTCGCCGGCCATCGAGATGTCCGCAAATCTGGAGAAGCTGAGTTGGCTACCTGCCGCGGTCGGCTTTTCTCTTGGCGCCGTATTCCTGAGACTGGCCGACTTCATCACGCCCCATCTGCATCTCAAGGCTCCGATCGAAGAAGCCGAGGGTATTCCAACCAAGCTCGAGCGCACGACTCTGCTGGTTCTCGCCATCACCTTGCACAACATCCCCGAGGGACTCGCGGTCGGCGTCGCGTTTGGCGCAGCGGCGCACGGCCTCGAGTCGGCCACCGTTGCAAGTGCCGTGGTGCTCGCTTTCGGCATCGGCATCCAGAACTTCCCCGAAGGTATGGCGGTTTCGATGCCCATGCGGCGGGAAGGCTTCTCGCCGGCGAAGAGCTTCTGGTCCCCTCCCGACTGGTTTTCGAAGCCTTGTTTCCCTGTAGCGGTCGAGCTCCGTCTCAACCGTCTGTTGGCCGCCGGTGCCGCCTCTCCGGGAGCGAAGAGAGGCTCCCTCCGAGGCGCACACGAACGGCCTGTAACCGAGAGCGGCCGTAGCGGTCGACCGCCCCTCCTTACGGATAGAGCCGCTCCATCACCCAGCCATCGTCCCGCCGGGTGA
- a CDS encoding YbjQ family protein has product MIVTTTATIQGKKIVRTLGLVRGNTIRARHLGKDVMAGLRNIVGGEISEYTKLFAEAREQALDRMVAEAREQGANAIVEVRFSTSMVMTMAAELLVFGTAVVVEDAGLDE; this is encoded by the coding sequence ATGATTGTGACGACCACGGCAACGATTCAGGGGAAGAAGATCGTTCGAACGCTCGGCCTGGTCCGGGGCAACACCATCCGCGCCCGGCACCTGGGCAAGGACGTCATGGCCGGCCTGCGCAACATCGTCGGCGGTGAGATCAGCGAGTACACCAAGCTCTTCGCGGAGGCGCGCGAGCAGGCGCTGGATCGCATGGTGGCGGAGGCGCGCGAGCAGGGGGCGAACGCCATTGTCGAGGTTCGCTTCTCGACCTCGATGGTGATGACCATGGCCGCGGAGCTGCTGGTTTTCGGCACCGCGGTCGTGGTCGAAGACGCCGGCTTGGACGAATAG